The Epinephelus lanceolatus isolate andai-2023 chromosome 19, ASM4190304v1, whole genome shotgun sequence DNA segment GCagttgagaaaatgtagtgGGAAGGAACGGTCTAATAGCaaagtaaagcagtaaaaatattctaaatatagtgcacactttGAATGATGCAGATTGACGATAGAGATTTTTTCGGTGGGTCTTTTTttataggtggctaaaatacattttgctgctgcccccatccacagcagtacattgctttgcTTCCTTGGCAGTACTCCTGTTTGTTTCTCCAAACTAGAAGGATGCTGACTGTCATCTCCTGTTGGTAATACACTGATTATATTTAAGTAACTCATACAGCCCATCCTTAAAAAGTCCGAACTATCCATTTAAGGTGGCGCATGAAAGAGACTTAAGGCCCAAAAACAGAGATGACAAACTAGTACTTGACTAATTAGTACCAAAGGCAACAAACAAATGTACAGTATAACTTCCATTCGCCCTAGTCATTTTAGGAGGTATTAGCTAGCATATATGTATACTAGAatccataaaaaaataaataagttgaCTTCATTAGGATGCATGTGTTGATTTTAACGTACTGGCAGAAGTTGCTTCatcctgtaaaaaaaataaaccctCGGAGACCCATTTTTCGTTTGTTGCAAATGGCACTAACTGTATTTGGGGTGGAACGTTTCACAAAAGTCACGGTTCAGTACATACCTCGGCATTGAGGTCACAGTTCGGTGTGTTTTCGGTACAGTGAGGAAAAAGTGGCGGTGCCTGCTTGGGTGCACTCATTCCTGAGAGTTGAtttcacaaagaaaataatttacCATTAATAATTAACTGTAAGAACGTCatgaaaacagtcattttgAGGAGACAGAGTTGGAAACTATGCCCTATGATAAAGCTTATTGctttaaaaatggaaatgtgtAGCTCGCAAGGAAGACAATGTTTacattaaaatgataaatgaggcaaaaaagaataaataaaataataatgataactttCCTATGGACAAGTCTTTTCTAATTAagctttgaaaaaacaaaacaaacacacacacacacatacacacagtgggCAACCACACAAGGATTTATGCAATTATGAATTAAATCCTTGCCTACAAGCTTACCAAGCTGATGGCTAATAACATTACTGCTGTTTATCTGAGGGCAATGCACAGGCAGAATGTCTCCGGTAAGAAGAAGTGTACTGACGTCCCACAGAGCTGACTGATGTGACAGAGATTCCTGAAGTATCTGGAAACTATCATCTGGCCAGACAAAATGGCCTCTAGATGTCattattgtgtgtttactgACATACAAGCTGGGTTGTTCCATTAAGCATTAAAAGATAATATAACCAATATGCTATTTAATTCCCTGTTGGTGCAATCCAGCTGTGGTAAGGCTGAATGAAATCAGTGTAAGAGCTGACCACAAACAGATTCTAATATGATGCTATCCTCTTTGTGCATGTTAAGAAAAGTCaaccaaaagcttcattttaTCCAAGAAAACTTCATGGTATAGGCCCATCTATGCAAATCTAGCAATTTGACTTGCAATTCTAGCAGCAAAAGACCTCTCGAGTTAATTTTAGTAAGAAAACAAACCATTGGATGACTTTTCTTTACAATTTGTAACATAAACAGAAATGGAAAGCATCATATTAATGTTTTATCAGCTGCTGTTTTACCCTTTGAATGAAAAATGCATGCAGTGCAGTGCATGCAAATGATCGACAGCTAAATTTTTAGGTCACCAGAAGCGACCATCAAATTAGCTGCAATGATTTAGCTGTGATACCTGACTGTTTCCCGTGGCTgagtatgttgaaaaatataATCTTCAGTGATACACGGTAAATCATAAACCTGGTACACTTAAGTGTCAGAGGTGCAATGGCAGTGGAGATTCACCTCTTGAATTTTTATGTCATACACCAATGAAACTCATCCTTCTTATACTGTATATGCTACAGTACGTACTGCTGTGAGTTTTCAGAGGTCTATGACGGTAGTTTCAAGCAGTGAAAGCTGACTTTACCTGAAAATGTTGCCATCCAGTGAGAATAACAGCATTATAGCCTTGAGCAGTCATTAGGCTGGAGTAATTCAAATCACTGGCCATGATAAGACTGATCCTGCTTACATGTGCATCCCAAACCGAGGGTGGCGTACCAAACGGGACAATCTTTTGAGAGTTACCGTTCCACCCCTACATTTTGTCCACAGTACTTTACAACAGTCCTTTCTCCATATAAAATATGTAATAAGCCGTATTGTTTTATGGGTGTTTGCAACCTATACAATGTGAGTTTCCTGTAAATATCTGTCTGGAGAAGTATTTAACACATTTAAGTTGTCTAaacctacagtatataaataataGTCTTCAGTCATTGGTTGGAGGTGAAGGTTTGGTTGATTAGGGTTGGCTGAGTTTCTCTCCTAGCCCATGTTGGAGCGAAGGAAAATGAGTTTGTTCATCTCCTCAGCGGTTACCTGCTGCCTCCTCTTCATAGCTAGGCTCTGCTcgcacacagtcacacactcatTGCGTATGCCCACAGCAGGCACAGCAAGGAGCCACATCGCCAGGCGAGCGAGCTTGGGGAACTTCTCGTTCACTGCTGTGCTCCAGTACTGGAAGAGGTCAGGTGTGCCTTGGAGGAGAGGCTCAGCCAGGTATTGAAAAATCTCTTGCCTAACTTGGCTCTGACTCTCATCATTACCAGACACAGAGCAAGATGAGGAGGTCCCCCGTGAGGTGCCGCCATTGTTTCCCGCACCCTCTACACGGCTTATTTTTGGAGTTGGTGGGCCGTCAGTGTCCCGCTCTTCACCACCTGAGCCTCCACCACCAGTCATACCTCCATCCCTGGTTTCAGCAGCCATTTCGCATGCACGGGAGATTATGTCTTCATGCTGGTAGGCTGGCACTGAACGCAGCTTGAGTTGTGGATCCAGGACCATGGCTACCTGGTGGGCTCGTTCAACCTAGAGACAAACGAACAGTTGTCAGTACTTCCTAAAACCAAATACTCCTGAGCATTCATGATATACCAAGGCTCAGGTCTGGGTTTGAGCcctgatacttttttttttgtagcaatCATACCAACTGTCAAGTTGGCATCAAATGTCTGGTAAGATCTATCACTTTGACAGCAAAATGTTAGTTTGAGAAACTTACTATATGCAATGCCAGTTCATTACCTTGAAGTTCTCCTTCAGTGCTTCTAGGAAGTAGTGGCAGAGTTTGCTAGCCGTGCCAGTTCCAGCCTCTCCAGCTTTGGATGTGAAAAACTTCTCCAAGCGTAGGTAGACCGGCAGCACCTGCTGCAACGTTGGTCTCCTCTGACTGCTCAACTCCAGAGCTGCCAGACGCAGAGGTGCCAGCAGACAAGCCAGCGTGCCCAGCAGATGCTTGTTGAGACCTTGGAGGAGTGGAGCTGTGGCCTTGCTGCGTCCAAAAGCCTCACAAATTTGTTCAAAGTGTGCATGGACCTGCAGAAGAGCTTCAGCCGTACGATCCCAGCAAGGAGGGGTGGGGCACTGTGCGGGGCTGCTCTGTGAACCTTCCTCAGTTGTGCTTGTGGATGTGTTGGTGCACGGCTCCTCACGTAGGGACAGAGTGGTGGAGGAGGCGATATCTCGGCATGTTGAGAGAAGCTCAGCCAACTCGTGAAGACCTCGAGCCTGGAGGCTCCGCTTCCCGAGAACAGCCTGGACGACTGCACCGAGAGAACACCCCGCGCATCGCAAGCATATCCTGCTCCGGCCACCGCCGCCAAGTGGTGATCCTGCAAATCCTGCCGCCCACACTCTGGGCTCTGAGACATACACGGTGCGAATGTCTGACATCACAAACTCAGACAGCACATTCTGCACCCAGTGGTGAATCTGCTCAGGCCCCTCCCTCAGCTCAGCCTCCCTCACGCCGAGCACATAGCGCTTCAGTCTCGACCCCTCCACCTGGTAGGCTGTTAGAACATAGCAAGCATCTGGACCTGATGTCTGGGAGTGGCAGGTGACAGCGATGCCGAGTGAAGCATTGGAACCTAGAGCACAcgtgactttgactttgacttggttGTACATGCGGGGCAGCTGGCGCAGTGCCAAGGCACTCATGTTGCCAAAAGCATCACGGGTGGAGTAGGCACCATGACGAGCACCTGTATCCACTAGGGTCTGTGCCAACTTCAGGAAGTCCTTGCTGTTGAGCACGTTTAGCATGCTCAGATCTGAGCACATTACCCGTAAGAGGCGCTCAGCCACCTGCTGTCGTTCCTTCTCAGGTAGTCCATTATTCTCTGCCAGAACAGACAGCAGATGGATAAATAGGAAAGTAGAGTAAACATGAGAAAGATAAttagtgtttatttgtttttcttagtTTATGTTTTTGCAGAAAACACAGTATCTTataagaaaaaaggaaatacagAATCACAGGGAATAATAAAGACATGGTAACAACACTGGAACAAACCTGGATTCATTTTACGGACCAGATtcactttaaactttaaactgcaTTTGGCATTATTTGAATCTTATTCACAAAaggaagattttctttttgcTCTAGTGCAACAGAAAACACTCAGGGATGTTGTTAAATGGTGTGCTTCTTAACCTACAGGCCACCGCAGGCTCCATAATTATTCCATTTCAACAACTTTCTAACAACACAGTGTACAAAGAGTCAAAGAGGGTACAAACCTTTTCATAGACCCCTATGTATGGTGACTCTGACAGTGTGAAATGAATTAAGTTGATTGCAGTACTTACGGCTGAGTGTGTTGTTTCTCTGGGAGATACTTTGAGGCTGGATTTGTAGTTTAACTGAGGAATGGGCCTGAGCCTGAGAGCCTCTCCACAGCGGCTCTTGAGGACCGGAGGCTGAGGAGGTTTTGGGAGAGTCCCCTTTGGTGTGGTTCTCATTGTCCGCTGTGGAGATACGGACATGGAACATTAGGCAGAAGTGGCGATGATACTGTATGGTTTTAATGGTGAAAGTGTatgtaaagaataaagaataaaatgatgacacaaaataaaacaaacaaaacagctgtcagcaaaagaaaagacaaaaacacattacttGGCCTCCAATAAGCTTTCATTAACAGACTGTGCCTTCATAATCAGCTGACCAGTAGGGTTGGGCCgatgtaaaaatgtcaaaaccGGTTTGATTGTAAGCCAAACTTCAGACCGCAATAGTATACCAGATTTTACCACTAGGTGTTGCACATAACTGAGCAGCGGCTCCTAAATACACACAATGAGATTCGGCTGTCGGCTCAACAGCAAAACCACAATGCCCTCCCATTCCCCGtttcttatttttaaatataacgGCTACATTTGCACCTTGAACAGGCTGTATTAAAGGAATTTGAGAGAGCAGTCTCGTCACCAAGTTTCTAGTAAATAAGCAAAATGTGCACCGTGTGCATCCTCCCCCCTCCCACCTCTACTGCAATTTGAACTCCTTCATGTTGTCGGCCTCAGTTCGGCAGTAAATTGCGCACAGCCTGTCAAACACTAGTGGCTCCACTAACAAAGAAACATGACATTATGTTGAGCATGTTGTCATATTCCTCATTACTGATGCAATATATGTGACGCCGTTGGCACAGGTTGCTGACGTAGGCTGCTTTTGTCATAATGACAAACGCCAGTTTGCGTAAAGTCTAATCGGTTTCAGCTCCTACAACCGGCTGGACAATCAAAACTGAAAATCGCCAACCCAACTCTAGTGACCAGGTTGATAAAAAGACCTTACACTAAATTGTTTCCTCAGTCAGTTGTCATATATGAATATCCACAAATGTTGCTGGGTGTGTCTTTAAATGAAGTCAGTCTCACAGCAGTAATTCAAAAGCAaggccaatgccaaacagcaaAAATTCATCATAAATTATCAACTAGTGTAAATATATTGGAGGACAAGCAACATGATTCATGCATAAGAGGGTAAACAAACTGCACATAAGGCATTTATCAagtaaaaataccaaacatttgGTGGTTACAGCTTCTCAGATGTAGGGTTTTGCTTGCTATCCTAGTTTTCATACCAttgtaaaattaatattttttgttgttttgactgTGAGCAACACAAAGCAATTTTGTCATGTCTGTCGATTGTGCTTGCTTGAGATTAGAATTGATCTTTATCACTGACATTTTATGTACTGAATgattaaatgaaaaagaatGCACTACTGCATATATACATGGAAACATGTATGATGCACTAAAGCTTTtgcaacaaaacatgaaaactgTATCCAGCAGCCTCAGAACCAGATCTGCAACAACCCTGATTACAACAATATGTTCCTTGGAACTTCATATGCAAATGTGTTCTCAGGAATTTAATGCCTATTCTTCAATAACAATTGAGGATTCTAGGTGATCATACAGACTTCCACATGCATTGCAGCCACTGAGGGTGTGTTcacattctgtttttgtttccctGTCCAGCTTAACATGCATTTGTAGTCGTGAACTCACCAGCGTGGGACTGCATGTGCTCCAGCAGGTTGTTGTAGAACTGGAACTGGATGCCACAGGCACCACAAGTGTAGGGTTCTAAAAAATCACAAGGCCCAGAAGAGTGTTGACTCTTTGTCGGAGGAGAAAATGAATACACTGTGCATATGTCCATCGACTAGCCTCTAATAACCCCGATCTATACTCTGGAGGTCAGTTCCACCGAGACGTGGCTCGAATCGTGATGcagtttttgtgttgctttgcaaagaCCTGCAGCAATGTTTAAAATTTGTCTGCTGGTTCGTCCTAATGGCCGGTGGATTTAAGGCGCTGGCCATGTAATCAGAATGTCCCTGGTTTGAAAAGCATTTGTTGCGTGTCAGTCCCCCTCCCTATCTCTCCATCTCTACCTTCACTTTCTGTCTAATAAAggcaacatttacaaaaaaatataataaacaaatgtttaaacataaacattttaaaatcctttTCCAACAATCCTTGTCCACCAAAAGAAAACCTTATACAGGTATGAGTCTGACTGCTTAATTATCAGTCATTACAAGACACAGCgatatctgtgcacaatgcaGATGCATATTATGGCTAGTGTTAACAATCCTGTTCAGACATTCCCTCGTGATAATGAAGCTAAATGCAGAAAATCTCTTTAATCAAAATGGATTAGAGAAACTACTAACACCAAACAACgacagattaaaaacaaaattgaagCATACCAGAAAAAAGGGTGAAATGAGAAGAAGGCAGCATGCATATTTGCTGTTCTGAGCAGGAAGGtggggttggacttactctgggTTGCAGAGAAGGTGCTGGCCACCAGAGGGCTCGGAGTTCCTGTGGACGGGAGGATAGGGAGGGAGTTAAAACTACAAACACAGTGGGCCATTCTCGACCACTCTTTTCTGTTGTTTATTCAGTCAGCCCCTTTGGTGTTTATTATTCTTTGAAATGGCAAGCATGATTTGCAAAAGCATTTACTTAACATTTCTATGCTCTGGTACCAAACACTATGAGACCTCACAGAAACTGTGATCAGTGACTGATAGTGATGTTAACTGTATACAGCCAATTTATTACAAGGACGTATTGATTGATTCCGGCACCAGGCAAAAACAAATACTTTTCTCTGAGCGAGAAAAGCACAACAAAACGGCACAGACAGGAAACTAatggaaaacaaagaagacTTTTGTACTGTAGGACAACATTGCTCACAGTAAGAAGCtttataaagaaaatatgttttcaagGCCTTTAACTACAAGCTGCTTTTTGAATCAGTGCCATGATGTGTGGCAGTGCTATGTTATGTTAGTGCGTGTTATCAGAGCCAAAGGTGATCCAACATGGTATTCAACAAGGTCTCCATTTTCATGGTCTGAGTGTGGagtagaataataataataataatcgaGCTCTTGGACTTGAGTTTTATATAGTAACAATTGATGCAAGGTAGGTCACACAAACCTCTTAACATCATCTACTCCCCCTCCATCTCAATTTTCAGCCCAGGCATCAGCGGCAAAACACTGTCTGCAGAAATACTGCTTCTATCTATACTGACACTCACATATACCTGCTTTGTAGCAGAACTGAAAATACCTTTTCACCGTTCGAGCAGAAATGACACATttccacacaaatacacacacatccacataaAATTAAGTGACTCAGTGCTCACCGCTCGAATTCTGCGAGCTGTTTGTGTCAACCAGACTAGACTGAATTGCACTTTCCAGTTTCCGCCTGAATGGACTGTCTGTAAGTGAAAACACAGGAGAAACACTGAGTGACATGTCCGTGGTAAGTAACGTGGATAATATTCTTAATTCGAGCTTTGAACCCACACAACACTTAAGTTGGAGCAAAGTCAATGGCGTGAAATTCATTAATCTGAGTTTTAGTTTGCAGCATGCAAATCAATCACGCTAACGGCCACGACAAAGGATCCAaattttcatattatatttaaatatgGTTTTAATTCCTCCTCTTCGTTCCATCTTTTTGACCCACTTCTAAGATGTGAGTGTGTGCCATGCTTTAAATAGTTCTTTATGGTGGAGTGCTTCTTAGCAGAAAgatgaagggggggggggtcatgAGCCACAAAATACAGTACCAGTGTGAAGAAAAATCATCGATTTATGACAGCTGGGAACAAGTTTTGGTGAAGAAATGGAGCCTGCAATGTTGACAAAGGACTATAtgtaatgtgttaaaataacaatcttAAACACTTTGTGATTAATTTTACtttgttaaagcaaaaaaaaaaaagtattttaattagtgtttttttttttagcttgtgaATGTTTCTGGAAATAAATATGACAGCTTTTAAAAAAACTAACATTTGGTAAGAAATCGTGGAATCTGTGTGGGctatattaaatttaatttcagtgtttttgaacatcattttaatcattttatgtgCTTGAGGCAATTAAAAAGAGTCATaacaagagaagaaaaaaaaacgtttaAGTATCATCACTTTAAGTGTGCAATTAACCATTCACTAGAGGTTAATAGTTTCCAGCAGGGTTGCCACAAATACAGTGGCAAGGTGACCCAGAACCTTACAGTACATTCAGTCTCTCAGGGTTCTCTTAAATTCTTTTTCCACTGGCTCAGCGAACATGCGTTAGCCACAGTGAGGCTCGCTTTTATGAATTCCTACCACACCCTCACAGCAGGACTGTGATATTATTGTGACGGTCCCTGCCATCAAACCCAGCTATGCCAATGTCATGGTAAACTGACTGGTTGCACGTCTGTGGTCGTGTGGGCGACCGGagtcacactgacattttaaaaagacattatTCAGCAGTGCATGCAATAGGTGTTTGGTTTCTGATCATGTTCACTAGGTTGTTCTCCCATTTTAACAACATCCATCTCTGCTCCATTTTGGCGTGACTCATTACCAACATTATCACAATTTGTCATGTTGACACCCTCGGCCAATCACAAAGCATTCAAGTTCTACAACACCAATGACAAATctaatgtacagtatatgatCTGTAAATATCATACTTGGCTCTAAATTAAAGGTAAAGGCAGGCacaactttgtgtgtgtgtgtgtgtgtgtgtgtgtgtatatatgttgAGAGTACAAATATTCAGATTATGAGGTAACAAAGCatgaaaatttgaaaatttTGCTTAGCATTATAAAGTAAATcaacaacaactgaaaaaatgtaggataaaaaaaatgcttacTTTTTATCTTACCAGCTTGGCTGTGGCCAAATTTACTCATATCCATGCTACCACATTCCTGTACCCGTGATGTCTTCAAATCAAAGGAGCCTACATCAAGACAGATTCTCAGAGTCAGTTGCAGTCCAGTGGTCCAACTTACACCGGTGACACCCATTATGACAATACTGATTGGTTTTTCTTACCAAAGATGCAAAATTAGCATTgtacacattaaaaaacaaactttgaaatgttaaaacttcTGCGGCTGCTCCTTGAAATTTGGAGATTCGAATCGTCAgtcggagacccctcagtcgactTGGGGttgttttggtccccagattttgctgaaGAGTAAGCGCTCTAGACTTTAACACTTCTCACTGGTACAGAGACCTCTGGTCGAAATGCAGCGGCACAGGCAAGGAGAAACTTTCCACCGTAAGGCTCCAAGATAActttatcttctctcttctgcttggaagtggtgaatttacagctcacagatacttaGTACAACACAGTCTTGTTACCACTTTGTTGTAGAACATAGCACACTAATCcaatactaaaaggtggagctacaAACACTACAAACACGACAATTTCGCATGACAAGGA contains these protein-coding regions:
- the znf618 gene encoding zinc finger protein 618 isoform X10 encodes the protein MSAQEAPNPGKEQADGGSAATDGPSPTLAPKTKSTSPPPVTVKKEPGTSETSNGKVGDANPAEICVVIGGADGGASGGGSRRAQTEGMFALGTPPPTKSTDSCIGSYVCGVCGKKYKYYNCFQTHVRAHRESDSMVADGLPQTANNSFRYSCDICGKKYKYYSCFQEHRDLHAVDDPYEQVVLPVDGLKEEEPVEPYQKIGPKTGSYVCEFCGKQYKYFNPYQEHVALHTPMGSFDLKTSRVQECGSMDMSKFGHSQAGKIKNSPFRRKLESAIQSSLVDTNSSQNSSGTPSPLVASTFSATQKPYTCGACGIQFQFYNNLLEHMQSHAADNENHTKGDSPKTSSASGPQEPLWRGSQAQAHSSVKLQIQPQSISQRNNTLSQNNGLPEKERQQVAERLLRVMCSDLSMLNVLNSKDFLKLAQTLVDTGARHGAYSTRDAFGNMSALALRQLPRMYNQVKVKVTCALGSNASLGIAVTCHSQTSGPDACYVLTAYQVEGSRLKRYVLGVREAELREGPEQIHHWVQNVLSEFVMSDIRTVYVSEPRVWAAGFAGSPLGGGGRSRICLRCAGCSLGAVVQAVLGKRSLQARGLHELAELLSTCRDIASSTTLSLREEPCTNTSTSTTEEGSQSSPAQCPTPPCWDRTAEALLQVHAHFEQICEAFGRSKATAPLLQGLNKHLLGTLACLLAPLRLAALELSSQRRPTLQQVLPVYLRLEKFFTSKAGEAGTGTASKLCHYFLEALKENFKVERAHQVAMVLDPQLKLRSVPAYQHEDIISRACEMAAETRDGGMTGGGGSGGEERDTDGPPTPKISRVEGAGNNGGTSRGTSSSCSVSGNDESQSQVRQEIFQYLAEPLLQGTPDLFQYWSTAVNEKFPKLARLAMWLLAVPAVGIRNECVTVCEQSLAMKRRQQVTAEEMNKLIFLRSNMG
- the znf618 gene encoding zinc finger protein 618 isoform X13 codes for the protein MSAQEAPNPGKEQADGGSAATDGPSPTLAPKTKSTSPPPVTVKKEPGTSETSNGKVGDANPAEICVVIGGADGGASGGGSRRAQTEGMFALGTPPPTKSTDSCIGSYVCGVCGKKYKYYNCFQTHVRAHRESDSMVADGLPQTANILSPHCRRLPIGDILIPDSFRYSCDICGKKYKYYSCFQEHRDLHAVDDPYEQVVLPVDGLKEEEPVEPYQKIGPKTGSYVCEFCGKQYKYFNPYQEHVALHTPMGSFDLKTSRVQECGSMDMSKFGHSQAGKIKNSPFRRKLESAIQSSLVDTNSSQNSSGTPSPLVASTFSATQTDNENHTKGDSPKTSSASGPQEPLWRGSQAQAHSSVKLQIQPQSISQRNNTLSQNNGLPEKERQQVAERLLRVMCSDLSMLNVLNSKDFLKLAQTLVDTGARHGAYSTRDAFGNMSALALRQLPRMYNQVKVKVTCALGSNASLGIAVTCHSQTSGPDACYVLTAYQVEGSRLKRYVLGVREAELREGPEQIHHWVQNVLSEFVMSDIRTVYVSEPRVWAAGFAGSPLGGGGRSRICLRCAGCSLGAVVQAVLGKRSLQARGLHELAELLSTCRDIASSTTLSLREEPCTNTSTSTTEEGSQSSPAQCPTPPCWDRTAEALLQVHAHFEQICEAFGRSKATAPLLQGLNKHLLGTLACLLAPLRLAALELSSQRRPTLQQVLPVYLRLEKFFTSKAGEAGTGTASKLCHYFLEALKENFKVERAHQVAMVLDPQLKLRSVPAYQHEDIISRACEMAAETRDGGMTGGGGSGGEERDTDGPPTPKISRVEGAGNNGGTSRGTSSSCSVSGNDESQSQVRQEIFQYLAEPLLQGTPDLFQYWSTAVNEKFPKLARLAMWLLAVPAVGIRNECVTVCEQSLAMKRRQQVTAEEMNKLIFLRSNMG
- the znf618 gene encoding zinc finger protein 618 isoform X7, which codes for MSAQEAPNPGKEQADGGSAATDGPSPTLAPKTKSTSPPPVTVKKEPGTSETSNGKVGDANPAEICVVIGGADGGASGGGSRRAQTEGMFALGTPPPTKSTDSCIGSYVCGVCGKKYKYYNCFQTHVRAHRESDSMVADGLPQTANILSPHCRRLPIGDILIPDSFRYSCDICGKKYKYYSCFQEHRDLHAVDDPYEQVVLPVDGLKEEEPVEPYQKIGPKTGSYVCEFCGKQYKYFNPYQEHVALHTPMGSFDLKTSRVQECGSMDMSKFGHSQAGKIKNSPFRRKLESAIQSSLVDTNSSQNSSGTPSPLVASTFSATQKPYTCGACGIQFQFYNNLLEHMQSHAADNENHTKGDSPKTSSASGPQEPLWRGSQAQAHSSVKLQIQPQSISQRNNTLSQNNGLPEKERQQVAERLLRVMCSDLSMLNVLNSKDFLKLAQTLVDTGARHGAYSTRDAFGNMSALALRQLPRMYNQVKVKVTCALGSNASLGIAVTCHSQTSGPDACYVLTAYQVEGSRLKRYVLGVREAELREGPEQIHHWVQNVLSEFVMSDIRTVYVSEPRVWAAGFAGSPLGGGGRSRICLRCAGCSLGAVVQAVLGKRSLQARGLHELAELLSTCRDIASSTTLSLREEPCTNTSTSTTEEGSQSSPAQCPTPPCWDRTAEALLQVHAHFEQICEAFGRSKATAPLLQGLNKHLLGTLACLLAPLRLAALELSSQRRPTLQQVLPVYLRLEKFFTSKAGEAGTGTASKLCHYFLEALKENFKVERAHQVAMVLDPQLKLRSVPAYQHEDIISRACEMAAETRDGGMTGGGGSGGEERDTDGPPTPKISRVEGAGNNGGTSRGTSSSCSVSGNDESQSQVRQEIFQYLAEPLLQGTPDLFQYWSTAVNEKFPKLARLAMWLLAVPAVGIRNECVTVCEQSLAMKRRQQVTAEEMNKLIFLRSNMG
- the znf618 gene encoding zinc finger protein 618 isoform X8 gives rise to the protein MSAQEAPNPGKEQADGGSAATDGPSPTLAPKTKSTSPPPVTVKKEPGTSETSNGKVGDANPAEICVVIGGADGGASGGGSRRAQTEGMFALGTPPPTKSTDSCIGSYVCGVCGKKYKYYNCFQTHVRAHRESDSMVADGLPQTANILSPHCRRLPIGDILIPDSFRYSCDICGKKYKYYSCFQEHRDLHAVDDPYEQVVLPVDGLKEEEPVEPYQKIGPREKALAHLRRDRGFNRRQRVSLQTQLAVFAETGSYVCEFCGKQYKYFNPYQEHVALHTPMGSFDLKTSRVQECGSMDMSKFGHSQADSPFRRKLESAIQSSLVDTNSSQNSSGTPSPLVASTFSATQTDNENHTKGDSPKTSSASGPQEPLWRGSQAQAHSSVKLQIQPQSISQRNNTLSQNNGLPEKERQQVAERLLRVMCSDLSMLNVLNSKDFLKLAQTLVDTGARHGAYSTRDAFGNMSALALRQLPRMYNQVKVKVTCALGSNASLGIAVTCHSQTSGPDACYVLTAYQVEGSRLKRYVLGVREAELREGPEQIHHWVQNVLSEFVMSDIRTVYVSEPRVWAAGFAGSPLGGGGRSRICLRCAGCSLGAVVQAVLGKRSLQARGLHELAELLSTCRDIASSTTLSLREEPCTNTSTSTTEEGSQSSPAQCPTPPCWDRTAEALLQVHAHFEQICEAFGRSKATAPLLQGLNKHLLGTLACLLAPLRLAALELSSQRRPTLQQVLPVYLRLEKFFTSKAGEAGTGTASKLCHYFLEALKENFKVERAHQVAMVLDPQLKLRSVPAYQHEDIISRACEMAAETRDGGMTGGGGSGGEERDTDGPPTPKISRVEGAGNNGGTSRGTSSSCSVSGNDESQSQVRQEIFQYLAEPLLQGTPDLFQYWSTAVNEKFPKLARLAMWLLAVPAVGIRNECVTVCEQSLAMKRRQQVTAEEMNKLIFLRSNMG
- the znf618 gene encoding zinc finger protein 618 isoform X11 — its product is MSAQEAPNPGKEQADGGSAATDGPSPTLAPKTKSTSPPPVTVKKEPGTSETSNGKVGDANPAEICVVIGGADGGASGGGSRRAQTEGMFALGTPPPTKSTDSCIGSYVCGVCGKKYKYYNCFQTHVRAHRESDSMVADGLPQTANNSFRYSCDICGKKYKYYSCFQEHRDLHAVDDPYEQVVLPVDGLKEEEPVEPYQKIGPREKALAHLRRDRGFNRRQRVSLQTQLAVFAETGSYVCEFCGKQYKYFNPYQEHVALHTPMGSFDLKTSRVQECGSMDMSKFGHSQADSPFRRKLESAIQSSLVDTNSSQNSSGTPSPLVASTFSATQTDNENHTKGDSPKTSSASGPQEPLWRGSQAQAHSSVKLQIQPQSISQRNNTLSQNNGLPEKERQQVAERLLRVMCSDLSMLNVLNSKDFLKLAQTLVDTGARHGAYSTRDAFGNMSALALRQLPRMYNQVKVKVTCALGSNASLGIAVTCHSQTSGPDACYVLTAYQVEGSRLKRYVLGVREAELREGPEQIHHWVQNVLSEFVMSDIRTVYVSEPRVWAAGFAGSPLGGGGRSRICLRCAGCSLGAVVQAVLGKRSLQARGLHELAELLSTCRDIASSTTLSLREEPCTNTSTSTTEEGSQSSPAQCPTPPCWDRTAEALLQVHAHFEQICEAFGRSKATAPLLQGLNKHLLGTLACLLAPLRLAALELSSQRRPTLQQVLPVYLRLEKFFTSKAGEAGTGTASKLCHYFLEALKENFKVERAHQVAMVLDPQLKLRSVPAYQHEDIISRACEMAAETRDGGMTGGGGSGGEERDTDGPPTPKISRVEGAGNNGGTSRGTSSSCSVSGNDESQSQVRQEIFQYLAEPLLQGTPDLFQYWSTAVNEKFPKLARLAMWLLAVPAVGIRNECVTVCEQSLAMKRRQQVTAEEMNKLIFLRSNMG